The Deltaproteobacteria bacterium region CGCTCAGGGCACCGATGGTACGAACACCCCATTTGATTGGCACGCAGATAAACGAAACATCGCCCTTGGTGATATCTTTGCGGGCGCCGGTTTTGTTGAGAAAGAGTGGTTCTTCACTCACTTTAGGCACAAGTACCGCTTTGCCGCTTTTGACGACTTTACCGGTAACACCTTCACCGATGTCGTAGACACCGCGCTTGAGCTGCGTGCTCGAGAGACCATAAGCCGCTTCGATAACCACCGACTGATCGACTTCGTTCACCAAAGATATAGAGCCGCGTAGCATATTTAGATGCTCGGCCATGGCGGAGAGAATGGGCTCAGCCACGTCTCGAAGGTCAACACTGTTATCTAGAATTTGGCCGATATCGAGCAAGAGGCGTAGCTCTCGAAGTTCTCGATGTTCTCGGTGTTCTGACTTAGCGGCAATTTGTTCGCTCATGGTAGGCTCCCGGTCCAGGTTCGAACATTCACTGGTTCAAGGCCCCTCAGCCTCGAATACTACCTGGATGTCGCATTTAATGCGCCGTGTCAAGCCATTTCTGGGGGATATTGCCGAATGAAAACTACCTAAATGTGATTATTTGCCTTGCTGAGTCTCGGTTTTCCCTGTCTTCAGGTAGCGTTTAGCCAATGATTTCTGGCGTGTCTCCAGGTTTTGCGCCTTGCCGGCGATCCAAATATTTTCAGCAACTGTATGATTTTCAAAAGGATCTGCGCTCCAAAGAACGAGGTCCGCTTGTTTACCAACCTCGATGCTACCGGTTTCTTTGGCGAGTCCGAAAATACGCGCTGGTAGAGTGGTGATCGCTCGCATTGCATTTTTGTACGAGAGGCCGTTGGCCACCGCAATGCCCGCTTCTTGGCGCAGACGATGGACTTCTAAAAACCATCCGCCCGCCGAAATAATCACGTCGACGCCCTTACTCGATAAAACGGTTGCCAGGTCGTCACGGGAGGCCAGGCTTTCAAAGGAGCCTGGTTCTTGGAGCGATGGGCGAACAATAACCGGAACTTTGGCTGCTTTGATGGCGTCTGCCACCAACCACGATTCGGCTCCGCCAAGAATGACCAAGCGGATTTTCTGAGTGCGAGCAAATTCGATGGCTCTTAGGATGTCGCTGGCGCGGTTCACGGATAGCATCAGAGGTGCTTGACCTAAGAGCAGTGGCTTCATGGCGGCAAGATGGGTGGCTGTGGTCACGAGTTCCCGATTTTCACCTTGCTCGATACGTTTTTTATTCTTTTGGTAATAACGTGCGTCGGCAAAAAGTTGAGTAAGCTTCATCCAATAAGCGCCGCGTGAGCCACCTGCGGTATCAACAGCCCACCGGGTAGCAGAGCCTGAGTAGACCGTCGGCTTACGGAGGTTGGGTCTGCTGGCCATAGTCCCAGTCATATCTGCGAAGAAACCTTGGCCGGCAATGATGCCTCCTTTACTGGTGATCTGGATGCGGGTGACACCGCCTTCTCGTGCCAGGGGAATTCGGACGGAGTTTGGATTAAAGCCTTCGGCTGCTTTGAAGCCAGGGCTCAATGGATTCTGTCCCGATGAGGTGTCCACGGTGTGATCGACCGAGCTTACTTCTACAAGTCCCATGGGACAATTCACTTCTATGAAGCCGGGTGTTAATATTTTCCCCGTCCCATCGATGCGCTTTGCGACCTGAGGTGCTTTTTCTTTACCGACGTATTTGATTTTCCCGTTGGCGACCACAACGGTCGTGTTCTCGAGCACTTTACCATTACCGAGATGAACTGTGGTGTTCTCGATCGCAAAGGGAGCGCTCAGAGCCGTGCTGAGTATGAGAGCAAGTGTTTGGATAATCATTTTGTGACCTCCTTAAAGATGTCGAAGGGATGGCCAATTTCAAAATCGGACAACCTAGGTGTTTCCGTGCGGTCGAATATTTTTTGACCGTCAATAAAAACATGAGTCGTTTTTGCATAGACACTGAAGGGGTGTTTGTTCCAAATGACGACATCGGCCATTTTCCCTTTTTCGAGGGTTCCTGTTTGCTCTAAAATTCCTAAACCCCATGCCGGGTTTGCGGTAATCCAGCGCAGGACCTCGTTATCATCAATTGTGAGACCGATTTGTTTACCGGAGCGTTTTGCTTTGGCCGCTTCGTGGTTGAGGTGTCGAATCTCGGTGGCGGAATCTGAGTGAATGATGACCCTGGCACCAGCCTGAGAAAGTAGCGCAGCATTTTGGGGAATTCCGTCAAAGGCTTCCATCTTAAACCCCCACCAATCGGCCCAGGTTGAAGATGCCGTATCGGTTTCAGCTAGGCGGTCTGCAAGCTTGTAAGCCTCCAGGGCGTGATGAAATGAACGAATCTTGAAACCGAACTCTTCGGCGAGGTCTAGCATGATATGCATTTCATCGGCGCGGTAGCAGTGGTTGTGTACGAGGATTTTACCTTCGAGAACGCCAACCAGAGTTTCAAGCCCGAAGTCGCGGTTTGGCGGACTTGGTGGGTCTCCGGCTTTGTCGCCTTTGCTCTCGTGCTCAGATTCCCAT contains the following coding sequences:
- a CDS encoding amidohydrolase family protein, which gives rise to MIIQTLALILSTALSAPFAIENTTVHLGNGKVLENTTVVVANGKIKYVGKEKAPQVAKRIDGTGKILTPGFIEVNCPMGLVEVSSVDHTVDTSSGQNPLSPGFKAAEGFNPNSVRIPLAREGGVTRIQITSKGGIIAGQGFFADMTGTMASRPNLRKPTVYSGSATRWAVDTAGGSRGAYWMKLTQLFADARYYQKNKKRIEQGENRELVTTATHLAAMKPLLLGQAPLMLSVNRASDILRAIEFARTQKIRLVILGGAESWLVADAIKAAKVPVIVRPSLQEPGSFESLASRDDLATVLSSKGVDVIISAGGWFLEVHRLRQEAGIAVANGLSYKNAMRAITTLPARIFGLAKETGSIEVGKQADLVLWSADPFENHTVAENIWIAGKAQNLETRQKSLAKRYLKTGKTETQQGK